In a genomic window of Halalkalicoccus sp. CG83:
- a CDS encoding aldo/keto reductase yields the protein MHYRTLGASDVEVSEVGFGAWVVGTDWWGDRSEQQAIGMLEHALDRGITYFDTGDVYGHGRSEELVGEAFADRRDEVTIATKVGYDFYNNPQAGHGELPKEITADYVREATEKSLERLDTDYVDVLQLHNADVEEVDRDVLETLDELREEGLVRATGWALGPSIGWLAEGDRAIEEEFDAVQLVWNLLEQEVGNHFLETIERTGSGTSLVPRVPHSSGLLNEQVTPETELGEGDHRGFRPDEWYETGWEKIETLRFLERSAEGTSTGSRTRAGKDGERTMGQAAIQWLLAHDPVATVTPTFRTEADIDEWAAASETPPLSEEELRRVADLYAENFRIDRDDGMDSLRSSVDGEDLRAAGVDAEPAD from the coding sequence ATGCACTATCGGACGCTCGGCGCCTCGGACGTGGAGGTAAGCGAGGTCGGCTTCGGCGCGTGGGTCGTCGGTACCGACTGGTGGGGTGACCGCAGCGAGCAGCAGGCGATCGGCATGCTCGAACACGCGCTCGATCGGGGGATCACCTACTTCGACACCGGCGACGTCTACGGCCACGGGCGCTCGGAGGAGCTCGTCGGCGAGGCGTTCGCGGATCGGCGCGATGAGGTGACGATCGCCACCAAGGTCGGCTACGACTTCTACAACAACCCGCAGGCAGGCCACGGCGAACTCCCCAAGGAGATCACCGCCGACTACGTCCGCGAGGCGACCGAGAAGAGCCTCGAACGCCTCGACACGGACTACGTTGACGTCCTCCAGCTCCACAACGCGGACGTCGAGGAGGTCGATCGGGACGTCCTCGAGACGCTCGACGAGCTCCGCGAGGAGGGGCTGGTCCGCGCGACGGGCTGGGCGCTCGGCCCCTCGATCGGCTGGCTCGCGGAGGGCGATCGGGCGATCGAGGAGGAGTTCGACGCGGTCCAGCTGGTCTGGAACCTCCTCGAACAAGAAGTAGGAAATCACTTCCTCGAGACGATCGAACGGACCGGAAGCGGGACGAGCCTCGTTCCACGAGTACCGCACTCCTCGGGACTGCTCAACGAGCAGGTCACCCCCGAGACCGAACTGGGTGAGGGCGACCACCGCGGCTTCCGACCCGACGAGTGGTACGAGACGGGCTGGGAGAAGATCGAGACGCTGCGTTTCCTCGAACGCAGCGCCGAGGGGACCTCGACTGGCTCCCGAACGCGGGCCGGGAAGGACGGAGAGAGAACGATGGGCCAGGCTGCCATCCAGTGGCTGCTCGCCCACGATCCCGTCGCCACCGTCACCCCGACGTTCCGCACCGAGGCCGACATCGACGAGTGGGCTGCGGCCAGCGAGACGCCGCCGCTCTCCGAGGAGGAGCTACGGCGCGTCGCCGACCTCTACGCCGAGAACTTCCGAATCGATCGCGATGACGGGATGGACAGCCTCCGCTCGTCCGTGGACGGCGAGGACCTCCGCGCTGCGGGCGTCGACGCCGAACCCGCCGACTGA